Genomic DNA from Pirellulales bacterium:
GAACATCCGCGCCGCCGGCCGCGACGAGAATATTTTGCTCCGGCCGCCACGCGAATTAACTCTGGAAGGCGCGCTCGAATATATCGAGGAAGATGAACTCGTCGAAGTGACGCCGGACAATATTCGGCTGCGTAAGATCATCCTGTCAGAGCACGGGCGGCGGAAGGTAGCGCGAGCAAAGGCAGGGGTGTGATTCCCTCACCGAATGATCTATCAGACCAATTCAATAGTTTGAGTAAAGCCGCGGCAATTGCTCGATGATTTCTGACGGTTTCGACAACTCGCAACGCGATTGAGTTCGTGTTTCGTCTGATTCCCATTGCGTCCCTCTCGCAGCGTGGAATCGCTCGTACCCGCTTGGAGCATGGGAACGGCAACGGTAAGCATAACACCGGTAGGGCGCGACTACAAATTTGCATCCAGTCGCCAAACGCGATATATTGCTGGAACGGTTGGATTCCTTCGATACAAACCGTTCCTACCACAAACATACCCACCCCTCGGAGGTTCGTTCCATGACCGGTCAGCGATCGAACTTTACTCGTCGAGACTTCTTGCAATCAACGGCCGTTGGCGGCGCGATGGCACTTGCCGCGCCGGCGTTCTTGCGCGCGGGTACTGCCGGTGACAAGTTGAACGTGGCCATCATCGGCTGCGGCGGCCGCGGTACGGCAAATTTGGACGGCGTATCAGGCAAGCAAGTAGACCCCAAGACCAAGGCCGTCAAATACACGGGCGAAAACATTGTCGCACTTTGCGATGTCCACGAGGACAATCTAAACAAAGCGGCGCAGGAATTTCCACAGGCAAAGAAATTCCGCGATTTTCGCAAGCTCTACGACGAGGCAAATTTATTTGACGCCGTAGTGATCAGCACGCCGGAGCATTGTCACGCATTCGCTACGATGCCGGCGCTGCAGCTTGGCAAGCACGTGTACTGCGAAAAGCCGCTCACGCATAGCGTTTGGGAGGCCAGGGTGATTCGCGAAGCGGCGACGAAGTCGAAAGTCGCCACCCAATTGGGGACGCAGATTCACGCCGGCGACAATTTTCGCCGCGTCGTGGAACTGATTCAAGCGAACGTGATCGGTCCGGTACGCGAAGTTCACGTCTGGGTCAGCCGCGCTCGAGGAAGGCAAACGCCGGAAGAAGCCGCCAGACACCGCGACCCTGTGACGGCTCAAGACCGGCCGACCGAATCGATGCCGGTGCCCGCTGGCCTCGATTGGGACTTGTGGCTTGGCCCCGCGTCGGCGCGGCCGTTTCACGATGTTTATGTGCCGGGACCAAAATGGTATCGCTGGTGGGATTTCGGCGGTGGCACAATGTCGGACCTCGGCTCGCACTGGAACGATCTGCCATTTTGGGCATTGAACCTCGACTTTCCGCTCACCGTTGAAGCCAGCGGCCCGCTGCCGCATCCGGAATTAGCTCCTGCCTCGATGACCGCCACCTACGAATTCGGTCCACGCGGCAATCGGCCCGCCGTGAAGCTGTACTGGTATCAAGGCACATATCGACCCGAGTTGCTCTTGGAAAAGAAAATACCAAATTGGGGCGACGGGGTGCTGTTTGTCGGAGAGAGCGGCATGGTGCTTTCCGACTATTACAAACACATTCTGCTGCCGGAAGATCGATTCAAAGAGTTCCAGCATCCCGAGCAATCGATTCCGAATTCGATCGGACACTACGAAGAATGGACGCAAGCGTGCAAAACAGGTTCATCAACCACTTGCAATTTTGGTTACGCCGGCCGAGTTACCGAAACAAACCATTTGGGAAACATCGCCTTTCGCATCGGCAAAAAACTTCTTTGGGATGCCGCCAAACTGACGGCAACCAATGCGCCCGAAGCAGCGCCGCTGATTCGACGGGACTATCGCCAGGGATGGTCACTGGCGTAAACCGCGATATTTGGCCCACTTCTCCTATTCGTATGGGACTGCTTCGTTTCATACTAATTTCGTGCTCAAATGGCTGAGTTTTTCCGCCCTCCGCCACGTTGTGGACATGGATCGTCGCGCGATGGGCTTTCGATATAGGTTCCTCGTCGCCTTGGCAATTGGGTTTGCAGCCGCGTTGTCGGTAGCGCCGGGGCATACGGCAGCAGTGACGGAGTGGGTCAAAGAAACGTCATTCGGCTTGCGTTACGGAATCTCTACGAACCCACACGATGCGTCAAGCTGAGGCTCGGTGCAGACATTCAATTTCAATTCGACGCCGGGAGCCGACTTTAAGACGACCTACTCTAATCTGTTTGATCTCTCGGCCGAGAACTGAACGTACAATTTCGACCGCACCAACAACAAAAGCCCCAAGTTCGGATTCGGATCGCTCGCGAGTAATAATCTGGGCGATTTGAATGGCGAGGGGCAGATTTTGTTTGACGACTTTCGAACGTATGTACAGTATATGTCCGCAAATCTGAGCAGTCCGATCGCTGAGGAAGCGTATGCCTTCGGCGACCTGGGTAGCGAAGGAAAGAATCACCTAACCGATTTCACGATATTTCGGCAGTCGTACGACAAAGCGAACGGCCTCGACGAATTTGCCAACGCCATGAGTTCCGTGCCGAAGCCGCCATCGCTCCGGCTTCTGTTGTTGACGAAAGTTGGGCTGATTGCGCTGCGGCGATAATTTCTACTTCGTCGAGCTTGCCAGTCATGGCGCTAGCGCTTCCTTGGCTTTTTTGGCAGTTTCCACGCGAGCTTTTTGCTTTTCAATTTGCCGTTCGAGTTCCGGCAATTGGTGTTCGGCCGCTTCCTTCGCCTTGGTTGCGCTTTTGACTTGTTGCTCGATTTGCTTGTCGATCGCTTGATGATGCTCTTCGACTTTCTTGTCGGCCTTGTCTTGCAGGGCGGGATCGATCAAACCCTTTGTCGCTTCGCGAAGAGCGCCAAAATCTCCAGAAAGTGAATTAATCGAATCGCGAACGTCCTTCAGATCACCGAGGCCGCCTTCCGCCGTGTCAACCAGTTTGTCGCGCTCGGCTTCCAGTCGAGTCAGTTCTCTCATCTCAACGTCGTACAATTGCGCGGCTTCGGCGTAGGTCTGTTTTTTCTCGGTACAGCCAAGCACGAGTGCCAGAATGCTCGATACCAGCGATATCCAAGCGATTTGAATGCGAAATGCAGTCATTTGACTAGTCTCCGCAACTTGAAAGGATCGTTCCGTTAGGGGTGAGCCATCACAGGCAATTCCAGCGGCTGCGAGCTTTCTTTTGCCATCGCTCGAATATCCTCCGTAATCTTCATGGAGCAATATTTCGGTCCACACATGCTGCAAAAATGAGCGCTTTTGAACGTGTCCTGCGGCAGCGTTTCGTCGTGCATTCTCCGAGCAGTTTCGGGGTCGAGCGAGAGGCGGAATTGTTCGTTCCAGTCGAAACCAAAGCGAGCGCGGCTGAGCGCGTCGTCGCGCTGACGAGCTCCTGGGCGCTGGCGGGCCAAATCGGCGGCGTGGGCGGCAATTTTATAGGCAATGACGCCCTGCCTTACATCGTCCAGCTCGGGCAGGCCGAGATGTTCCTTCGGCGTGACATAGCAGAGCATGGCCGCGCCCGACCAACCGGCCAACGCAGCGCCGATGGCGCTGGTGATATGGTCATAACCGGGAGCGATGTCCGTTACGAGCGGGCCTAGCACGTAGAAGGGGGCTTCGTCGCACAGTTCCATTTCCTTGCGCACGTTCATGTCGATTTGATCCATCGGAATGTGCCCGGGGCCCTCGACCATGACTTGGGTGCCGTTCTCGCGGCCGCGTTTGGTAAGTTTGCCGAGTATCTCAAGTTCGGCAAACTGGGCGGCATCGCTGGCATCGGCAATACATCCAGGACGGAGGCCATCTCCCAGGCTCCAGGTAACATCATATTGGCGCATGATGTCGCATAGGTCGTCAAAGCTCGTGTAGAGCGGATTGGGCTGACGGTGGGCCATCATCCATTTGGCGATTAAGCTGCCGCCGCGGCTGACGATGCCGGTGACGCGCCCCATCGTGAGGTGCAAATGCTCGAGCATCACGCCGCAGTGGACGGTCATGTAATCGACTCCCTGCTTGGCCTGGTGTTCGACCATGTCGAGAAAATGCTTCGGCCGCATGTCTTCGATGTTGCCGCCAAGTTCTTCGAGCATTTGATAAATCGGCACGGTGCCGATCGGCACCGTCGAAGCGTCGATGATCGCCTGACGAATGCGATTGATGTCCTTTCCGGTCGAAAGGTCCATCACGGTGTCGGCCCCGTAGTGAACCGACATGTGCAGCTTTTCGAGTTCCTGTTCGACGTTGCTGGTGACCGCCGAGTTGCCGATGTTGGCGTTGATCTTTGTCTTCGCGGCAATGCCGATGCCCATCGGTTCCAAGCGTTTTTGCAGATGGATTTTGTTGGCGGGAATGACCATTCGGCCGCGGGCAACTTCGCGGCGGATCAATTCAGGTTCAAGCTGCTCGCGCTGGGCGACAAACTCCATTTCAGGTGTGATCTGGCCATCGCGGGCGGCTTCAATCTGCGTCATGGGAGAACTCCGTGCGAATTTGCGTCGGATTGGATTCGGCGCTGTAATGTAGACCAGCGCTCATCGTATCGCGATCGGGCGAAATGTCAATTCGGCGGCGGCTCCTGGTTTGCCCTGCCGTTCTGGGATGAGATAGAATATGGTTGGATGCTCTCGATCGCTGGTTGCGAGGACTCCCTATGACAACCACTACTGAATCTGTTGCAGCCGAAAAATTGCTTACCGCCGAAGTGGATGGTGCGATCGAAGGACAGGAACAGCCGACCGAATTGGTGCAAGGCACGCTGATCCGCGACGATATTCCGGCTCTCCCCGACGTCTTGGAAGAGCTTCAAGTTGCCGTGTAGCGTTTCTTTGAATAGCGGACCGAGCGTTGATCGGTGCCGAGCTGGAACCATTTTCTTGAGTTGCGACGGTGAATTGCGCCCTAGAGACGCGATTCGCTCTGGCGGCTATAATCCGCAGTTTCTCCGAGCCGATCCAGGTGCCCACATGGCCAATCCCATCATCCTCCCCGAGCTGCGTCTGATGCTGGCCGAGAATGACGACCAGGGGCTGCGCGATGTGGCGATGGAGTTGCACCCGGCGACGGCGGCCGATTTCACCGAGGGGCTGACGGTCGATGAAACCTGGCGAGTCTTGGCCCGTGCGCCGCTGGCGCAGCAGGCCGAAATCTTCGGCTACTACGACATTCCCAAGCAAGTGGAAATGGTGCTCGGTTCGGGGCGCGAGCGGATGAGCGCACTGCTGGAGGAAATGGCCCCGGATAATCGCGTTGATTTGTTGCGCCAACTCGATTCGCAAGTCGTCGAAGAACTGTTGCCGCTCGTGGCCAAAGCAGAGCGGCACGACATGGCAATGTTGCTGTCGTATCCCGAGCATAGCGCCGGCTCGGTAATGACCACCGAGTACGCCTCGCTGCCGGCAAACATCACCGTGGCCGAGGCATTGCAGCGGCTGCGGACTGTCGCGCCCAACAATGAGATGATCTATTACATCTACATTGTTGACGACCATCGACATCTGCTCGGATTCATTTCGCTGCGCGACTTGATTCTGGCCAAACCCGCCGCGATCGTCGGCGACATCATGGAGCGGGAACTGATTTGTGCCCGTGTCGACGAAGATCGCGAGATCTTGGCCAAGCGCCTGGCTCGATACGACTTTCTCGCCATTCCTGTGGTGGACGATCAAAACCACTTGGTCGGCATCGTGACTCACGACGACGTGATGGATGTCGTCGTCGAAGAGGCCACCGAAGACGTCCATCGCATGGGCGCCGTCGCGCCATTGGCGCAAAGCTATCTCGATACGCCCTTCATCACCGTCTGGCGCAAGCGACTGATTTGGTTGGCGTGTCTGTTTATCGCCGAGCTGTTCACGTTTACGGCACTGGCCGGCTTTGAGGATGAGATCGCCAAGCTCGTGGTGCTGAGCCTGTTTGTGCCGCTGTGTATTTCGACCGGGGGGAATTCCGGTTCGCAGGCCGCCACGCTGATTACGCGCGCCGTGGCACTCGGCGAGGTTGGACCGCGCGACTGGTTCCGCGTGCTGCGTCATGAATTGGCCATTGGATTGGTGTTGGGGCTGACGTTGGGTTTGATCGGAGTCGTTCGCGGCGCGGCCACGCCCGAAGTAACCCGCAGCGAGACGAAAGTGTTGACGCGGCCATTCGAGGTGCGATCGACCTTGCCGCTCACTCAAGACGACAAAGGGCGTTGGCTGCTGCCCGAAGGCTCGACTCAGATCTTCGAGACCGAGCTGGAGAGGCACGCGAACGTCCAGTTGCCCCCGGATGCTCCCGCGCCCAGCTCTAGCGCCGACGACCCGACGCACTACCATTTTCCCGCGAACTGCAAGGTAAGTGCTGCGCCTGTCGATCGCTGGAGCTTGGCCTTGGTGGTCGGCTGGTCCGTCGCCACCATTTGCCTCTGGGGAACGCTCGTCGGTTCGATGTTGCCGCTGGTATTCCGTCGGTTGGGGATCGATCCCGGTTACGCATCCAGCCCATTTGTCGCCACTTTCGTCGATGTCACGGGAATTGTCATCTACTTTTCGATCGCCCAGTACTATCTCGATCTATGACCGCCGATGCGATCGACGCGCCCAAGACGACGGCAAGCGGCCGTTCGTAGGCTCGCGGATTCACCCACAACTCCCAAGTAGGCGTAGGGAGTAGGCGGAGATCAAGTGCGAAATGCGTCGAGTAATAAGAGCCGGTGATGGCTTGAATCCTTCGTCGTTTTCACTGAGGAGTTCGCGACCTCGAACCTCCTTTCGTTGTTCGCGCCTGGCCGACCGTGCCGATAATCTGACCCGAAGATCGATTGATCGAGCCTCAGGAGACCTGCGCAGAATAGTCGTGAATCGTGAATGGTAAGCGGCGGCAAGCGAGGCGTACTTTGTGCTGCAATAGGTTAAAATCGGGGGAATTTGCGTTTGGTGTCATCGTGCGATTTCGGAAAATAATTTTTGTGGTGGAAATGAAGGAGCGGAAGAAGTGCGGTTTTTCTCGAGCGCCGTGAAGATTCTTGCAGAATTCATTTCCGGTTCATTTCCGGGGGGGTGCGCAAAAAACTGGGAGGCGGAAGCGAAATGGATCGGGAATTTACGAGTGTTTTTGAAGTTTGAGGCGTGGCGAGGGTCGATGTAAAATAAGGGGGTGGCTGGCGGATATTCGATTCTGGATGCTGGATGTTTTTTGAATCGTGCGGGCGTCCATCGGCGAAATCATGCAAAAGCGCGGGGCGGGCATGGGGGAAGCCGTCGAGCGATAAGCCCTGAGCGAACTGCGACACGGCCGAACAGTGGCCGCGGGTAGCGATGTGCGTAGTTTATCTTGTCAAAGATCGTCGGCCACAACATGCTGTTCGGCACGGCGGGCCGCGCCAACGATGGTGCTGGCTTGTTCATGTTATCGCATGTATAGGTATCTGTCAAGAGGTTCGAGATTAAAGATTTAGGATTTTGGGATTAAGGCTGCC
This window encodes:
- a CDS encoding Gfo/Idh/MocA family oxidoreductase, whose product is MTGQRSNFTRRDFLQSTAVGGAMALAAPAFLRAGTAGDKLNVAIIGCGGRGTANLDGVSGKQVDPKTKAVKYTGENIVALCDVHEDNLNKAAQEFPQAKKFRDFRKLYDEANLFDAVVISTPEHCHAFATMPALQLGKHVYCEKPLTHSVWEARVIREAATKSKVATQLGTQIHAGDNFRRVVELIQANVIGPVREVHVWVSRARGRQTPEEAARHRDPVTAQDRPTESMPVPAGLDWDLWLGPASARPFHDVYVPGPKWYRWWDFGGGTMSDLGSHWNDLPFWALNLDFPLTVEASGPLPHPELAPASMTATYEFGPRGNRPAVKLYWYQGTYRPELLLEKKIPNWGDGVLFVGESGMVLSDYYKHILLPEDRFKEFQHPEQSIPNSIGHYEEWTQACKTGSSTTCNFGYAGRVTETNHLGNIAFRIGKKLLWDAAKLTATNAPEAAPLIRRDYRQGWSLA
- the thiC gene encoding phosphomethylpyrimidine synthase ThiC; translated protein: MTQIEAARDGQITPEMEFVAQREQLEPELIRREVARGRMVIPANKIHLQKRLEPMGIGIAAKTKINANIGNSAVTSNVEQELEKLHMSVHYGADTVMDLSTGKDINRIRQAIIDASTVPIGTVPIYQMLEELGGNIEDMRPKHFLDMVEHQAKQGVDYMTVHCGVMLEHLHLTMGRVTGIVSRGGSLIAKWMMAHRQPNPLYTSFDDLCDIMRQYDVTWSLGDGLRPGCIADASDAAQFAELEILGKLTKRGRENGTQVMVEGPGHIPMDQIDMNVRKEMELCDEAPFYVLGPLVTDIAPGYDHITSAIGAALAGWSGAAMLCYVTPKEHLGLPELDDVRQGVIAYKIAAHAADLARQRPGARQRDDALSRARFGFDWNEQFRLSLDPETARRMHDETLPQDTFKSAHFCSMCGPKYCSMKITEDIRAMAKESSQPLELPVMAHP
- the mgtE gene encoding magnesium transporter, translating into MSCDGELRPRDAIRSGGYNPQFLRADPGAHMANPIILPELRLMLAENDDQGLRDVAMELHPATAADFTEGLTVDETWRVLARAPLAQQAEIFGYYDIPKQVEMVLGSGRERMSALLEEMAPDNRVDLLRQLDSQVVEELLPLVAKAERHDMAMLLSYPEHSAGSVMTTEYASLPANITVAEALQRLRTVAPNNEMIYYIYIVDDHRHLLGFISLRDLILAKPAAIVGDIMERELICARVDEDREILAKRLARYDFLAIPVVDDQNHLVGIVTHDDVMDVVVEEATEDVHRMGAVAPLAQSYLDTPFITVWRKRLIWLACLFIAELFTFTALAGFEDEIAKLVVLSLFVPLCISTGGNSGSQAATLITRAVALGEVGPRDWFRVLRHELAIGLVLGLTLGLIGVVRGAATPEVTRSETKVLTRPFEVRSTLPLTQDDKGRWLLPEGSTQIFETELERHANVQLPPDAPAPSSSADDPTHYHFPANCKVSAAPVDRWSLALVVGWSVATICLWGTLVGSMLPLVFRRLGIDPGYASSPFVATFVDVTGIVIYFSIAQYYLDL